Proteins encoded by one window of Streptomyces sp. LX-29:
- a CDS encoding GNAT family N-acetyltransferase encodes MTEPIIRPATLTDDPALADLDRRTWSPLHAVTARPRPAGPFFDDRSRPDGLLLAEVDGAVAGYIRLGNPTPLPSNAHVRQIQGLVVDDRVRGRGVARALLGAAYEEARRQGAIRITLRVLGHNTPARRLYASEGFAVEGVLPGEFLLAGEYVDDVLMGRPL; translated from the coding sequence ATGACCGAACCGATCATCCGCCCCGCCACGCTCACCGACGACCCCGCCCTCGCCGACCTGGACCGGCGCACCTGGTCGCCGCTGCACGCGGTCACCGCCCGACCGCGGCCCGCCGGCCCCTTCTTCGACGACCGCAGCCGTCCGGACGGGCTGCTGCTGGCCGAGGTCGACGGCGCGGTGGCCGGCTACATACGGCTGGGCAATCCGACGCCCCTGCCGTCCAACGCGCACGTACGGCAGATCCAGGGGCTGGTCGTGGACGACCGGGTCCGGGGCAGGGGCGTGGCGCGGGCGCTCCTCGGGGCGGCCTACGAGGAGGCGCGGCGGCAGGGCGCGATCCGGATCACGCTGCGGGTGCTGGGCCACAACACCCCGGCGCGGCGGCTGTACGCGTCGGAGGGTTTCGCGGTGGAGGGGGTGCTGCCGGGTGAGTTCCTGCTGGCGGGGGAGTACGTGGACGACGTGCTGATGGGGCGGCCGCTGTAG